From the Anopheles coustani chromosome X, idAnoCousDA_361_x.2, whole genome shotgun sequence genome, one window contains:
- the LOC131268702 gene encoding inositol polyphosphate 1-phosphatase encodes MSAIDLLRELLKASEKAANIARVCRRNERLFSLLVQEKDKDESNSRFEQDFKTLADCLIQEMIKHDIGARFPELRDNIRGEENAKFTNTSGDSVTVTVTDDKSETVHCLEKILNGDNDAVMALVDEVYREVELDMEGLELPTDSIPLDNDWSELGIWIDPIDATAEYIKGVEKLTKFPNIASSGLKCCTVLIGVYEICRGTPILGVINQPFAEKLLDGETDEETVSQQPQGGHGSCQYRGKIYWGLSVGDLKFNNIAPHEPEARIAILSPSEQSKYVDFIRNQLKYDVIYSSGAGYKILKIATGEAELFLLSKGTTYKWDTCAPQAILRSMNGDLFNLQETLINKSVKNIAYQDRKTIRNVGGVIAYQNIDKLREFLKL; translated from the exons ATGTCTGCCATCGATCTTCTACGTGAGTTGCTCAAGGCATCGGAGAAAGCCGCCAATATTGCACGTGTGTGCCGTCGCAATGAGCGTCTGTTCAGCCTGCTGGTACAGGAAAAGGATAAGGATGAATCGAATTCGCGATTCGAGCAGGATTTCAAAACGCTGGCGGACTGCCTCATCCAGGAAATGATAAAGCATGATATCGGAGCGCGG TTTCCGGAATTACGTGATAACATTCGAGGCGAGGAGAATGCCAAATTCACTAATACTTCGGGGGATTCGGTAACAGTAACCGTCACTGACGATAAATCGGAAACGGTGCATTGCCTTGAGAAG ATTCTAAACGGTGACAACGATGCCGTGATGGCGCTTGTTGATGAAGTGTATCGCGAGGTAGAGCTGGATATGGAGGGTCTGGAATTGCCCACCGACTCGATTCCACTCGATAACGATTGGTCCGAGCTCGGCATTTGGATCGATCCGATTGATGCGACCGCCGAATACATTAAGGGCGTAGAAAAGCTCACCAAGTTTCCGAACATTGCCTCCTCCGGGCTCAAGTGCTGCACGGTGCTGATTGGCGTGTACGAAATTTGCCGCGGTACGCCCATCCTCGGTGTCATCAATCAACCGTTTGCCGAGAAGCTGCTGGATGGGGAGACCGATGAGGAAACGGTCAGCCAACAGCCGCAAGGCGGACACGGTAGCTGCCAGTACCGGGGCAAAATCTACTGGGGTTTGTCGGTGGGTGACCTGAAGTTCAACAACATCGCACCACACGAGCCCGAGGCACGCATCGCCATACTGTCGCCGTCCGAGCAATCGAAGTATGTCGACTTCATTCGCAACCAGCTAAAGTACGATGTCATCTACTCGTCCGGCGCGGGCTACAAGATACTGAAGATTGCCACCGGTGAAGCGGAACTGTTTCTGCTCAGCAAAGGCACGACCTACAAATGGGACACCTGTGCGCCCCAGGCCATCCTTCGATCAATGAACGGCGATTTGTTCAATCTGCAGGAAACGCTTATCAACAAATCGGTAAAGAATATCGCATACCAAGATCGCAAAACGATACGCAATGTCGGCGGAGTCATTGCCTACCAGAATATCGATAAGCTGCGTGAATTTCTCAAACTGTAA